In Myxococcota bacterium, the sequence GGGAATCGTGGAGGAGGCGCCGACACTCGGTGGTGTATGCCTGAACTGGGGCTGCATCCCCACCAAGGCGATCCTGTCCGCCGCCGAGACCTTCAACGCCGTGAAGCACGGCGTGCCGGGCCTGGTGGTCGAGGGCCAGAGCGCGAACTACGCGCAGGTGATCGA encodes:
- a CDS encoding FAD-dependent oxidoreductase; the encoded protein is MKSFDVLVIGSGPGGYIAAIRAAQLGMSVGIVEEAPTLGGVCLNWGCIPTKAILSAAETFNAVKHGVPGLVVEGQSANYAQVI